A genomic region of Lytechinus pictus isolate F3 Inbred chromosome 2, Lp3.0, whole genome shotgun sequence contains the following coding sequences:
- the LOC129270455 gene encoding riboflavin transporter 2-like — MEKEGQIRNRPGERILVIVLVVLFGSGAWVSVSGVWTELPIMISTGLPEQYRMTSIVHILIQFSLVGMIAFLICNKLVASTRIYRLEIPWNYGITFLGTIATFLLIFFWDTRAYVFGELHSVAFLCLVFFVSLVDITSNVTFVGFMSLMKPNLMNWFWIGEGLGHILPAFVVLIQQSNGKMKSCVVNDTYLNETVVGNSTVMYNCTSWEEVAPQLLFEPKDYFVVLFLMMLACHISFICLNNLPCSRREYVPQADGHHLRTDGCGGLFKQSETLSADEEDGDRVRLMSVVRSHEDGSPNAPDEENDNSGNDLAEQHLTKRQVVFLYTVFFINFTLSFGIMGPILGFSGSAYGNDTFEILVPMQEIAIAVAYFLFLLKPIYSFKVVAGSLLLAIACYTYDFVVAAASPNPPFYSIIFGKIYIVLNAVTRGLSSRYCHASTVWILRNSTDSRRHLIVSAAIGQVGVFIGSVTMFVLINVFNVFESHHETKSCPSFTCSMME, encoded by the exons ATGGAGAAGGAAGGGCAAATTCGCAACCGTCCCGGGGAACGCATACTAGTAATCGTACTGGTAGTTTTATTCGGGAGCGGTGCATGGGTCTCCGTGTCGGGAGTTTGGACAGAATTACCAATCATGATATCAACTGGACTACCAGAGCAATACCGCATGACTTCAATCGTACACATTCTGATTCAGTTTTCTTTAGTGGGTATGATCGCCTTTTTAATCTGCAACAAACTCGTTGCGTCAACTCGCATTTACCGTCTGGAGATTCCCTGGAACTATGGCATAACTTTCCTAGGAACCATAGCTACATTCTTGCTGATATTCTTCTGGGACACGAGGGCATACGTGTTTGGTGAACTCCACAGTGTGGCTTTCCTGTGCCTGGTGTTCTTCGTATCTCTGGTTGATATAACATCCAATGTCACGTTCGTCGGCTTCATGTCTCTGATGAAACCAAACCTGATGAACTGGTTTTGGATCGGTGAAGGATTGGGTCACATCCTTCCTGCGTTCGTCGTCCTTATACAACAATCAAATGGCAAGATGAAATCGTGCGTCGTCAATGACACTTACCTGAACGAAACCGTGGTTGGGAATTCAACAGTCATGTATAATTGCACCTCTTGGGAAGAAGTGGCACCGCAACTTCTCTTTGAACCTAAGGATTATTTCGTTGTTCTGTTCCTGATGATGCTAGCATGTCATATCTCGTTCATTTGCCTGAATAACTTACCTTGCTCTCGACGGGAATACGTACCTCAGGCTGATGGGCACCACCTTAGAACAGACGGATGTGGTGGTCTCTTTAAACAGTCAGAAACCTTATCTGCAGATGAGGAAGATGGTGATCGCGTAAGACTTATGTCTGTAGTGAGATCACATGAAGACGGTAGTCCGAATGCTCCGGATGAAGAAAATGACAACTCCGGTAACGACTTAGCAGAACAGCACCTCACCAAACGACAGGTGGTATTTCTTTATACCGtcttcttcatcaatttcacacTGTCTTTTGGTATCATGGGACCGATCCTTGGATTTTCTGGCAGTGCTTACGGAAACGATACCTTTGAAATTCTTGTGCCTATGCAGGAGATAGCCATCGCAGTTGCTTACTTTCTGTTCCTGTTGAAACCCATCTATAGCTTTAAAGTAGTTGCTGGGTCCTTGCTTTTGGCTATTGCCTGTTACACCTATGATTTTGTGGTTGCCGCAGCGAGCCCAAATCCACCATTTTACAGCATCATCTTtggcaaaatatatatt GTACTAAACGCTGTGACGAGAGGTTTGTCTTCGAGATACTGCCATGCTTCGACTGTTTGGATACTACGTAACAGTACAGATAGTCGCCGACATCTGATCGTTTCTGCTGCTATCGGTCAAGTTGGTGTGTTCATTGGTTCGGTCACCATGTTTGTCCTCATCAATGTCTTCAACGTCTTTGAATCACACCATGAAACCAAATCATGTCCTTCTTTTACATGCTCCATGATGGAATaa